In Engraulis encrasicolus isolate BLACKSEA-1 chromosome 15, IST_EnEncr_1.0, whole genome shotgun sequence, the following proteins share a genomic window:
- the med21 gene encoding mediator of RNA polymerase II transcription subunit 21: MADRLTQLQDAVNSLADQFCNAIGVLQQFSPPASFSNIQTAINKDQPSNPTEEYAQLFAALIARTAKDIDVLIDSLPSEESTAALQAASLRQLEEENHDAAARLEDVVCRGDVLLEKIQSALADIAQSQLRTRSGAPCAPSAPESS; this comes from the exons ATGGCGGACAGGCTAACGCAGTTACAGGATGCTGTCAACTCG CTTGCAGACCAGTTCTGCAACGCAATTGGCGTGTTGCAACAGTTTTCTCCCCCGGCTTCTTTCAGCAACATCCAAACAGCTATCAACAAAGATCAACCATCGAACCCGACAGAAG AGTATGCCCAGCTTTTTGCAGCACTAATTGCAAGGACAGCCAAGGATATTGACGTGTTAATTGACTCATTGCCCAGTGAAGAATCTACTGCTGCACTTCAG gCGGCCAGCCTGcgtcagctggaggaggagaatcaCGACGCGGCGGCGCGGCTGGAGGACGTGGTGTGCCGCGGGGACGTCCTGCTGGAGAAGATCCAGAGCGCCCTGGCTGACATCGCCCAGTCCCAGCTACGCACCCGCAGCGGAGCACCCTGCGCACCCTCCGCCCCGGAGTCCTCCTGA